A DNA window from Coffea arabica cultivar ET-39 chromosome 6c, Coffea Arabica ET-39 HiFi, whole genome shotgun sequence contains the following coding sequences:
- the LOC113693247 gene encoding uncharacterized protein: MPTGSLAKWQMILSEFDIVFTSQKAVKGQAIADHLAENPNDDDYQPFHTYFPDEEVLLVGAAEDMSEWCPEWRLFFDGAANSFGAGIGAVLVSPEGKHYSGAAKLQFACTNNMAEYEACIFGLKMALEMEVKELIAFSDSDLLVHQTLKQWITKDSKILLYHCNLLNLAKQFQSLEFRHLPRARNVFANALTTLSSMIQYLDELEIEPIRIQLQDKPAHCWVVDKASDKSPWYNDIKEFIKTGSYPPKASANDKGFLCRMVSKVFLNGEILYKRTSDLSLLRCIDEDEAQYMMKEVHSGVCEPHMNEHLLAKKIMRTGYFWLTMEHDCIDFVRRCINVKCMTMLYALLPLKCIA; the protein is encoded by the coding sequence atgccAACTGGAAGTCTGGCCAAATGGCAAATGATTCTTTCAGAatttgatattgttttcacttcgCAAAAGGCCGTCAAGGGACAAGCTATAGCCgatcatttggcagaaaatccaaACGACGATGACTATCAACCGTTCCAtacttatttccctgatgaGGAGGTTTTACTTGTTGGTGCTGCAGAAGATATGAGCGAGTGGTGCCCTGAATGGAGGTTATTTTTCGATGGTGCGGCTAACTCTTTCGGTGCCGGAATAGGAGCAGTTCTTGTATCCCCAGAAGGAAAGCATTACTCTGGAGCTGCTAAATTGCAATTTGCCTGCACAAACAATATGGCCGAATATGAAGCCTGTATTTTTGGTCTTaaaatggctttggaaatgGAAGTTAAAGAGTTAATAGccttcagtgattcagatttacTCGTGCACCAAACGTTGAAGcaatggataaccaaagattcaaagatCTTGCTGTACCATTGTAATTTGCTTAATTTGGCTAAACAATTTCAAAGTTTGGAATTCAGACATCTCCCACGAGCCCGAAATGTATTTGCCAATGCCTTAACCACCTTATCTTCTATGATACAATATCTGGACGAATTAGAAATCGAGCCTATCCGaattcaacttcaagacaagCCTGCTCATTGTTGGGTCGTAGACAAAGCATCTGACAAAAGCCCTTGGTACAATGATATTAAGGAATTCATTAAAACCGGGTCTTACCCTCCAAAAGCTAGTGCAAATGACAAGGGTTTCCTGTGCAGAATGGTCTCGAAGGTTTTCTTAAATGGAGAGATATTGTACAAAAGGACCTCAGATTTGAGCCTCTTAAGGTGCAtcgatgaagatgaagctcaataCATGATGAAAGAGGTGCATAGCGGTGTTTGCGAACCTCACATGAATGAGCATTTGTTAGCAAAGAAAATAATGAGAACCGGGTACTTTTGGCTTACCATGGAGCATGATTGCatagactttgtccggagatgtattaatgtcaagtgcatgacaATGTTATACGCGCTCCTCCCACTGAAATGCATAGCATAA
- the LOC140008783 gene encoding uncharacterized protein, giving the protein MTKRHRDWHEKLPYALMAYRTSIRTSMEAVWNGMEAPYSLMYGMEAMLPTEVEIPSLRILMETKLEEADWIRQRYEQLSLIDEKWLNATCHGQCYQKRMAQAYNKKVHLHTFEEGDKVLPGGALILAEMDG; this is encoded by the exons ATGACTAAAAGGCACCGTGACTGGCATGAAAAGCTCCCTTATGCACTAATGGCATATCGAACTTCTATCCGAACATCAATGGAAGCTGTATGGAATGGAATGGAAGCTCCCTACTCgctcatgtatggaatggaagctatGCTACCTACCGAGgtcgaaatcccttcattgcgtATTCTAATGGAGACCAAGTTGGAGGAGGCTGATTGGATAAGGCAGCGTTATGAACAACTGTCCTTGATTGATGAAAAATGGCTTAATGCTACTTGTCATGGCCAATGTTATCAAAAACGCATGGCCCAGGCCTATAACAAGAAAGTCCATTTGCATACATTTGAGGAAGGCGACAAA gtattacctggcggagcactCATTTTGGCAGAGATGGATGGatag